A genomic window from Alkalihalobacillus sp. AL-G includes:
- a CDS encoding NAD-dependent succinate-semialdehyde dehydrogenase gives MEKGIYVNGEWTGKDLEKVEVINPATGELVGTVPKAGKKETRNAIEAANEAFKTWSKTTAYERAEYLEKFYELVIKHEDELAEIMTLEMGKPLKESKGEAQYAASFLKWFAEEGKRIYGRTIPPSKHNKRMQVNKQPVGVVGAITPWNFPAAMITRKLAPALAAGCTIVIKPPNETPLTAVRLIELCEEAGIPKGVVNLVTGKSSEIGEEIMSNPRVKKLTFTGSTEVGKILMKQAAENVMKISLELGGHAPIVVLDDADIDLAAQQTVASKFRNGGQTCISGNRVYVQEKVYDAFIEKVVAAAEKLRIGNGMEEGVDVGPLINKDGYEKVEKHVKNAVKRGAKCVLGGKGKEGENGTYYYHPTVLIDVKPDMLIMNEETFGPIVPIQKVSTDEETINYANSTPFGLAAYVFSENYSRGLRVAEALDYGIVGWNDGLPSAAQAPFGGMKQSGMGREGGKEGIEEYLETKYISIGLKE, from the coding sequence GACGGGAAAGGATCTCGAAAAAGTAGAGGTGATCAATCCGGCCACTGGTGAGCTAGTCGGAACAGTGCCGAAAGCTGGGAAAAAGGAAACACGTAATGCAATCGAGGCTGCGAACGAAGCTTTCAAAACATGGTCGAAAACAACCGCATATGAGCGAGCAGAATATCTCGAAAAGTTTTACGAATTAGTGATCAAACATGAAGATGAACTAGCGGAAATCATGACGCTTGAAATGGGAAAACCACTTAAAGAATCAAAAGGTGAAGCTCAGTATGCGGCGTCATTCCTGAAATGGTTTGCTGAAGAAGGAAAACGTATATATGGGCGAACGATTCCTCCATCCAAGCACAACAAAAGGATGCAGGTCAATAAACAACCAGTTGGTGTTGTCGGTGCCATTACACCATGGAACTTTCCTGCTGCGATGATCACCCGGAAACTGGCTCCTGCTTTGGCAGCCGGGTGTACAATTGTTATCAAACCACCAAATGAAACGCCATTGACGGCAGTTCGACTTATAGAATTATGTGAGGAAGCGGGTATTCCTAAAGGTGTTGTAAATCTTGTAACAGGGAAGTCATCTGAAATCGGAGAAGAAATCATGTCGAATCCTAGAGTGAAGAAGCTTACGTTCACTGGATCGACAGAGGTCGGTAAAATCTTGATGAAGCAAGCAGCTGAAAATGTTATGAAAATATCACTTGAGCTTGGCGGACATGCACCGATCGTCGTTTTGGATGATGCTGATATCGACTTAGCTGCTCAACAAACGGTCGCATCCAAATTCCGTAATGGAGGCCAAACGTGTATTAGCGGCAACAGGGTCTATGTTCAGGAAAAAGTCTACGATGCATTTATTGAAAAAGTAGTCGCTGCAGCAGAAAAGTTAAGAATCGGTAATGGTATGGAAGAAGGTGTCGATGTCGGCCCTTTAATCAATAAAGACGGTTATGAAAAAGTTGAAAAGCATGTTAAAAATGCCGTCAAACGAGGTGCAAAATGTGTGCTGGGTGGAAAAGGAAAAGAAGGGGAAAATGGAACCTACTATTACCATCCTACTGTTCTTATCGATGTTAAGCCCGATATGTTGATTATGAATGAAGAAACATTCGGACCTATAGTTCCAATCCAAAAGGTATCGACGGATGAGGAAACAATCAATTATGCAAACTCGACACCATTCGGACTAGCAGCATATGTGTTCAGTGAAAATTATAGCCGAGGACTTCGAGTTGCTGAAGCATTGGATTACGGAATCGTCGGTTGGAACGATGGATTACCTTCCGCTGCACAAGCACCGTTCGGCGGTATGAAGCAAAGCGGTATGGGACGTGAAGGTGGAAAGGAAGGCATCGAAGAATATCTCGAAACAAAGTATATTTCAATTGGATTGAAAGAATAA
- a CDS encoding ornithine--oxo-acid transaminase, producing the protein MSENRVTDKNQTEQIISKTDQYGARNYHPLPIVISEAEGVWVKDPEGNKYMDMLSAYSAVNQGHRHPKIIQALKDQADRVTLTSRAFHNDQLAPFYEKVAQVTNKDMVLPMNTGAEAVETAVKTARRWAYDVKGVTENQAEIIACEGNFHGRTMTAVSLSSEAEYKRGFGPMLPGIKLIPYGDIDALRNAINENTAAFLFEPIQGEAGINIPSDGFLKEARELCSSENVLMVADEIQSGLGRSGKLFACDWENVEPDMYILGKALGGGVFPISCVAANKEVLGVFEPGSHGSTFGGNPLACAVSVASLEVLEDEKLVERSLELGNYFQDELKKINNPKIREVRGRGLFIGVELDEAARPYCEKLKEMGLLCKETHATVIRFAPPLIIDKEDLDWAIERIKEVLSA; encoded by the coding sequence ATGAGCGAAAACAGAGTAACGGACAAGAATCAGACGGAACAGATCATTTCTAAAACGGATCAATATGGAGCGAGAAACTATCACCCACTCCCAATCGTAATTTCCGAGGCGGAAGGTGTTTGGGTTAAAGACCCAGAAGGCAATAAGTACATGGATATGCTAAGTGCTTATTCCGCGGTCAACCAGGGACATCGTCATCCGAAGATCATACAAGCACTCAAGGATCAAGCGGACCGTGTGACATTGACGTCGAGAGCTTTTCACAACGATCAGTTAGCACCATTTTATGAAAAGGTTGCTCAAGTTACGAACAAAGACATGGTACTACCTATGAATACTGGTGCGGAGGCAGTTGAAACTGCTGTCAAAACGGCACGACGCTGGGCTTACGATGTAAAAGGAGTAACCGAAAATCAGGCTGAAATCATTGCATGTGAAGGAAACTTCCACGGTAGAACGATGACAGCAGTATCCCTTTCATCAGAAGCAGAATACAAGCGTGGCTTCGGACCAATGCTTCCAGGAATTAAACTTATACCTTATGGCGATATCGATGCATTGCGTAATGCAATTAATGAAAATACAGCAGCATTCTTATTTGAACCTATTCAAGGTGAGGCAGGGATCAATATTCCTTCGGACGGTTTCTTGAAGGAAGCTCGTGAATTGTGTTCTTCTGAAAATGTACTGATGGTCGCTGATGAAATTCAATCAGGCCTTGGTCGATCTGGAAAGCTATTTGCATGTGACTGGGAGAACGTCGAACCGGATATGTACATTCTTGGTAAGGCTCTCGGTGGAGGCGTATTCCCGATTTCCTGTGTTGCAGCCAATAAAGAAGTTCTTGGCGTTTTTGAACCAGGTTCTCACGGTTCAACGTTCGGAGGAAATCCTCTAGCTTGTGCGGTCTCCGTCGCTTCCCTTGAAGTGTTAGAAGACGAAAAGCTTGTGGAGCGTTCGTTGGAGCTTGGGAATTATTTTCAGGATGAATTGAAGAAAATCAACAATCCGAAAATTCGAGAAGTTCGTGGACGCGGTCTGTTTATCGGTGTTGAGCTCGATGAAGCCGCACGACCGTATTGCGAAAAGCTTAAGGAAATGGGATTATTATGTAAAGAAACGCATGCTACAGTGATTCGTTTTGCACCACCACTCATTATCGATAAAGAGGACCTTGATTGGGCGATCGAACGCATTAAAGAAGTGTTGAGTGCTTAA
- a CDS encoding YisL family protein has translation MSGMIHAHVSSWAVALILFFVSYFLLRAGKAKGQKITHMILRLFFVLIVVTGGMMLVNYLQVGIVEVSLFIKALLGIWVIGAMEMTLVRRKKGASTTGPWIQFVIALILVFIFGYMILG, from the coding sequence ATGTCAGGAATGATTCATGCACACGTCTCCTCATGGGCGGTTGCGCTGATACTCTTTTTTGTAAGTTACTTTTTGCTTCGCGCTGGCAAAGCTAAAGGGCAAAAAATCACACACATGATTTTACGATTATTTTTTGTACTGATTGTTGTAACGGGTGGAATGATGCTCGTTAATTATCTGCAAGTAGGAATCGTCGAAGTATCCCTATTTATTAAGGCTTTACTAGGCATTTGGGTGATCGGTGCTATGGAAATGACGTTGGTTCGCAGGAAAAAAGGAGCTTCCACGACCGGGCCATGGATCCAGTTTGTGATTGCACTCATTCTCGTATTCATCTTTGGATATATGATTTTAGGATAA
- a CDS encoding EAL domain-containing protein — MRTYSTKYRNKRQLQLFIEKYELLSVRNLFIQVFTMESRARISRLLTFLNSELPNASLIGSTVDASICDELIADGTVLSFTVFEKSYVTGTAVRAEHSQSSYEMGTKLADQLVHTDTKVIVLFGDSHSLDSKGLLTALENRCPHVLITGGNNIGTSKNRKGFLISNDGVMESGVVAVSLNGSELRASLQKSSEWNAAGRAFTVTDANDKRISKLENKPVRDIYDQYLGKELTTNLVGSNSPFPLMVKKDDELKPIMVEQFYPDGSIALLEPIKQGETVYIGYGDAGIFLNSVQFILDRLKEVPAESVYMYSCLTRRRFFKKGIDVEINTLRQLLPTVGAFTAGEYYHENGKNELLSYALTFLTLAEKDVFIEDSTFESIEATDFQDLLALSQLIKASTEELEALNKSLKESEQRYKSLFDHNPDVVYAMDMQGNITSVNETLKKVLGYEVNQVVGQSALSFLIPEERNRVAHFFGKALQNQPQHFTTFVRHKNGQRVLFDIANIPIKVNEQVVGVFGIAKDLAEQVQAEKKIAQLAYHDSLTGLPNRLFFHDRLNESIQRAEETGEELAVLFVDLDEFKMINDSLGHQSGDKILKHIAKNLSNITRDELFLARFGADEFLILVPRVRTMDVINQLSQNVLSILKKPVVLNKKDYVVSGSIGISFYPKDARNDEQLLKNANIAMHRAKLSGRNSIQYFTSDMNDTIVERLELENHLRKAMPMNELEVYYQPQINLSDGNVFACEALLRWNHTKRGMIPPNQFIPIAEDAGLINEIGKWVLEKACRQAKKWHDQGMKHLSISVNVSGKQFQRLDFITEVKEALVVSGLCASALHIEITESIMLENVPHSVKVIDELRNHGVKISVDDFGTGYSSLSYLKDFPIDILKIDQTFIRNLEEKSSDAAIVKAIITMCEGLGITVLAEGVETEQQLKTLKKFGCKQIQGYYISKPVIPAKINQFLLNENVM, encoded by the coding sequence ATGCGTACATACAGCACGAAGTATCGGAATAAAAGACAATTACAATTATTTATTGAAAAATATGAACTGCTGTCTGTCAGAAATCTCTTTATTCAAGTTTTTACAATGGAAAGTCGTGCAAGGATTTCCCGCCTTCTTACTTTTCTAAACAGTGAACTTCCGAATGCGTCATTGATCGGTTCGACCGTTGATGCTTCGATCTGTGATGAGCTTATCGCTGATGGAACGGTTCTTTCATTCACTGTTTTTGAAAAGTCTTATGTGACCGGAACAGCGGTGAGAGCCGAACATTCCCAATCAAGCTATGAAATGGGCACGAAATTAGCTGACCAGCTTGTTCACACCGATACAAAAGTAATCGTTTTGTTTGGTGACAGTCACAGTCTTGATAGCAAAGGGCTACTAACGGCTTTAGAAAATAGATGCCCGCATGTACTTATCACAGGCGGCAACAACATCGGAACGTCTAAGAATCGAAAGGGATTCCTGATTTCCAACGATGGGGTGATGGAATCCGGAGTTGTTGCTGTAAGTCTGAACGGCAGCGAACTAAGGGCCTCACTTCAGAAGAGTTCAGAATGGAATGCTGCAGGAAGGGCTTTTACTGTAACTGATGCTAATGATAAACGTATTTCAAAGCTCGAAAATAAACCAGTTCGTGACATTTACGACCAGTATCTCGGAAAAGAATTAACAACAAATCTCGTTGGCTCAAACTCTCCATTTCCATTAATGGTTAAAAAAGACGATGAATTAAAGCCGATAATGGTTGAGCAATTTTATCCTGATGGTTCAATTGCTCTCCTTGAGCCAATTAAACAAGGTGAAACGGTATATATTGGATATGGAGATGCAGGGATATTTTTGAATTCTGTACAATTCATCTTAGATCGTTTAAAAGAGGTTCCTGCTGAATCGGTTTATATGTATTCATGTTTAACGAGACGTAGGTTTTTCAAAAAAGGAATCGATGTTGAAATTAATACACTCAGGCAACTGCTTCCAACAGTAGGTGCATTTACTGCAGGAGAATATTATCATGAGAATGGGAAAAATGAACTTCTATCGTATGCGCTGACGTTTTTGACTCTTGCAGAAAAGGATGTATTTATTGAGGATTCCACATTTGAAAGTATAGAAGCAACTGATTTTCAAGACTTACTTGCTCTATCACAGTTGATTAAAGCATCAACAGAAGAGTTGGAGGCATTGAACAAATCGCTTAAAGAATCCGAACAGCGTTACAAATCTTTGTTTGATCATAACCCAGATGTCGTCTATGCAATGGATATGCAAGGAAACATTACAAGTGTAAACGAAACGCTGAAAAAAGTGCTTGGTTATGAGGTCAATCAGGTCGTCGGTCAAAGTGCTTTGTCCTTTTTGATCCCTGAAGAAAGGAATCGAGTCGCACACTTTTTTGGAAAAGCATTACAGAATCAACCACAGCATTTCACAACATTTGTTCGACATAAAAATGGACAAAGGGTTCTCTTTGACATCGCTAACATCCCGATTAAAGTGAATGAACAGGTAGTAGGGGTATTTGGTATCGCAAAGGATTTGGCTGAACAGGTTCAAGCGGAAAAGAAAATAGCTCAACTAGCTTATCATGATAGCTTGACAGGGTTGCCAAACAGACTTTTCTTCCACGATCGTTTAAATGAATCGATCCAACGCGCTGAGGAAACTGGTGAAGAACTGGCTGTATTGTTCGTCGACCTTGATGAATTTAAAATGATTAATGATAGTCTAGGACATCAATCTGGTGACAAGATATTGAAGCATATTGCAAAAAATCTAAGTAATATTACCCGTGATGAGCTATTTTTGGCTCGGTTTGGAGCAGATGAATTTTTAATTTTAGTACCGCGTGTTCGAACGATGGACGTTATCAATCAGCTCTCGCAAAATGTGTTAAGTATATTGAAAAAGCCTGTCGTCCTAAATAAGAAGGATTATGTCGTGTCAGGGAGTATTGGAATTAGTTTTTATCCGAAAGATGCTCGAAATGACGAGCAGCTTTTAAAAAATGCGAATATAGCGATGCACCGGGCAAAGCTGTCAGGAAGAAATAGTATTCAATATTTTACATCAGATATGAATGATACAATCGTTGAACGCCTTGAGCTTGAAAATCACCTAAGGAAAGCGATGCCGATGAACGAGCTTGAGGTTTATTATCAGCCTCAAATCAATTTATCGGATGGGAATGTTTTTGCATGTGAGGCGTTACTTCGTTGGAACCATACGAAAAGAGGAATGATTCCTCCGAACCAATTTATACCGATTGCTGAGGATGCTGGGTTAATAAACGAGATTGGTAAATGGGTACTTGAAAAGGCATGCCGACAAGCAAAGAAATGGCATGACCAAGGAATGAAGCATCTATCAATAAGTGTGAATGTATCCGGGAAGCAGTTTCAAAGGCTTGATTTCATAACAGAGGTCAAAGAAGCATTGGTGGTATCCGGGTTATGTGCATCCGCACTGCATATTGAAATAACAGAGAGTATCATGCTTGAGAATGTACCACATAGTGTGAAGGTTATCGATGAATTGCGAAATCACGGTGTGAAAATATCGGTTGATGATTTTGGAACAGGGTATTCTTCCTTAAGTTATTTAAAGGATTTTCCAATTGATATTTTAAAAATAGATCAAACATTCATTCGAAACCTCGAAGAAAAGAGTTCGGATGCTGCAATTGTAAAAGCAATTATCACGATGTGTGAGGGATTAGGGATTACAGTTTTGGCAGAGGGAGTAGAAACCGAACAGCAACTGAAAACATTAAAAAAATTCGGTTGTAAACAAATCCAGGGTTACTATATCAGTAAGCCCGTCATTCCCGCTAAAATCAATCAATTTCTGTTGAATGAGAACGTGATGTGA